In a genomic window of Magnolia sinica isolate HGM2019 chromosome 16, MsV1, whole genome shotgun sequence:
- the LOC131229798 gene encoding uncharacterized protein LOC131229798, with protein MARKRKQDWLSLSISPTTPPSSAPSSHSLHHPQQDPSNHLPPSARQQHPSNYVAPFPEADGQTPSTTFTFTAALLQRQDPPPPPPTRVLRLQDRSATNVVNQHAHPPRRRTTRTQAPRGGKDIHVPPPFPWATNLRATVRSLNELRSLGINTIQGEVQCKRCERRYEIEFDLMTQFEEISEYIRKNKRKMNDRAPLEWKDPKLPDCRLCEQTDCLKPVISPKKRSINWLFLLLGKMLGICTLEQLKYFCKHNKNHRTGAKDRVLYLTYLGLCKQLYPDVVFEWC; from the coding sequence ATGGctagaaaaagaaaacaagactGGCTTTCTCTTTCTATTAGCCCCACCACACCACCCTCTTCCGCACCATCTTCTCACTCCCTCCACCACCCACAACAAGATCCATCCAACCACCTCCCTCCTTCTGCCCGTCAGCAACACCCATCTAACTACGTAGCTCCTTTCCCAGAAGCAGATGGTCAGACCCCATCCACCACCTTCACCTTCACCGCCGCATTGCTGCAGAGGCAAGACCCACCACCTCCTCCTCCTACCAGGGTGCTGCGGCTTCAAGATCGATCCGCAACCAATGTAGTGAATCAGCACGCCCACCCACCGCGCCGACGCACCACACGCACCCAAGCTCCACGTGGCGGCAAGGACATTCACGTGCCTCCACCGTTCCCGTGGGCCACCAACCTCCGCGCTACCGTTCGCAGCCTCAACGAGCTCAGATCGCTCGGCATCAACACGATCCAGGGCGAGGTGCAATGCAAGAGGTGCGAGAGACGATATGAGATCGAGTTTGACCTAATGACCCAGTTTGAGGAGATTTCAGAATACataagaaagaataagagaaagaTGAATGATCGAGCGCCTCTGGAATGGAAGGATCCGAAGCTGCCTGATTGCAGACTATGCGAACAAACCGACTGTTTGAAGCCTGTGATCTCACCAAAGAAACGTTCTATCAATTGGCTCTTCTTGCTGTTGGGAAAGATGCTTGGCATTTGCACTCTTGAGCAGTTGAAGTACTTCTGCAAGCATAACAAGAACCATCGAACGGGTGCAAAAGATCGGGTCCTCTATCTTACGTATCTTGGTCTTTGCAAACAGCTCTATCCAGACGTCGTGTTCGAATGGTGTTGA
- the LOC131228933 gene encoding uncharacterized protein LOC131228933: MELGRTSHLQRITPCVIFWEIWKARNTARFDGTKIHAPSITDNVKRCLLSLASLFPDVLHPPAYSFPRADLGMSSLRQVSSPLIVVRWQIPPTGWNKLNVDGSTIENPGPSGGGGLCRNDRGDFISGFLAGYGPGSNVYAKLRAIHDGLTHCVTLGLQNIIVESDSKLVVDFLNGLAKPSWKWSY; encoded by the coding sequence ATGGAGCTGGGTCGAACCTCTCACCTTCAACGAATCACCCCCTGCGTCATCTTCTGGGAGATTTGGAAAGCCCGTAACACCGCTAGATTTGATGGAACCAAGATTCATGCTCCATCCATCACGGACAATGTGAAACGATGCCTGCTATCGTTGGCTTCGCTTTTCCCTGACGTCCTCCACCCCCCAGCCTATTCTTTCCCTCGGGCTGACCTAGGCATGTCTTCCTTGCGCCAGGTTTCCAGCCCCCTGATAGTTGTCAGATGGCAGATTCCTCCCACGGGTTGGAACAAGCTAAACGTCGATGGATCTACGATTGAAAACCCGGGCCCGTCGGGAGGCGGCGGTTTATGTAGAAATGATAGAGGCGACTTCATCTCCGGCTTCTTGGCAGGCTATGGCCCCGGCTCCAATGTCTATGCTAAACTAAGGGCCATTCATGATGGGCTTACACATTGCGTCACCCTCGGCCTGCAGAATATTATTGTGGAGTCTGACTCCAAATTAGTTGTCGATTTCTTAAACGGTCTGGCGAAGCCCTCCTGGAAATGGTCATACTAG